DNA sequence from the Lycium barbarum isolate Lr01 chromosome 5, ASM1917538v2, whole genome shotgun sequence genome:
AGGGGGCagattttattataattaaaaAGCAAAGGGTCCAATGTAAGGAAAAGCAAAACAAAAGTACAGAAGTGCAAAAAGCAAGATAATAATACATCTGTTGTTCCTAAATCCCTAAAAAGTGCCGTCTCTTCCTCTGAAAAGTTCCACCATTGTCCATGGCTGAGCACCTCTTCTTCCTCTAGATCGGTAACAAATTTTATTATTAAACGCAACAAATTCTTTCCCCTATGGAGAAGAAAAAGAGAGAAATTATCTATGatatattttctttccttccccTCGAAATTATCTATGACATATTTTCTCGGCTTCCCGTCAAGTCTTTAACGTGTCTCAAGTGTGTTTCCAAATTTTATCGTTCTCTTGTATCGGATCCATCTTTTCTAGATATCCATCATACCCACTCTATATCTCGTCCTGATAAGACGAAATTCCTGGCATGTTCCCTGGGTGGAAATTTTTCTTACACCGTAGATGAGAAAGTGCAACATACAAAAGCTTCTGTTCTTCATATTGAGGAGTTAGATGGCATTAACTATAATCGATTTGATTATGTTAACGGTTTGTTCTGCTTATGGAGCGTAGAGCTGCATCCGCCTGTTATTTATAATCTCACCACAAGAAAAGTAAGATTTCTTCCTAGGCTAAATTCCGATGGTAATGAGTTTACCCATTATTACTATTCATTAGGTTTTGAACCAGGTGAAAAGAAGTACAAGATTTTGATGATTACACATCCTGAGAAAACACCCACGCGATGTTGGATTTTCACTCTAGGCTCAAGTGAATCATGGAGAGAGATTGAAAGTGCACTCAGTTTGGTACTTCCGATATCGATCAGTGGAGGAGTTTGTATTAATGGAGTTATCTATTTCTTCGGAAAGTACAACAATAAAGTATACATAGTGGAGTTTAACGTTAGAACCGAAAAATTCAGGATTATCTCTTTGTGGAAAGATGAAAAATATATTCCCCCAGTTAAGTTCTATAACTTGATAGAACTAGAGGGAAAATTAGCAGCCATTGATCATTCAAGACGGAGTAGGACAGAGATGGATTTGTGGATTTTAGAAAGATCTGAAAGAAGTGAAGAATGGGTGAAGTATATTATTGCCTTTCCCTATATGTTTTTGTCGACATGGCTTATGTCTTTCGTTTGTTGTAGTTATACTCCTGATGGAGAGATCGTATTGACCACAAATTCCTCCTACACGCGAAATTGgattttcttttttgatttgaAGAAGAAGAGTTGGAGAGGAATTGAAATCCCTGATAGAGAAAAAATTGATATCATTGGTGTCTATAGTCATGTTGATAGCCTCGTATCCTGTATTTATTGTTAGTGTTGAAATCTATTTAAGCTTGAATTTTATGGAAATTTGAGTTTTATCGTGTATTTCTTGTTAGTATATTTAAAGCTTAATATCAAACAAGAAAATTCATAATGCCAGCCTAGAGCACCCCATTGTGCAGTTCTACAACTTGGATTACTGATTTCCAGCTCCTACCTAAAGCAGTCAAAGGCGAAATGAACATGGACAGAATGCAAATGGCTATGTTTTGGAACAATCTCAACAAGAACTCCTTTTATGTGAATAGAAATTATGCTTTTGATGTTCCTTGAGATTTAGTCTTTGTATTGGAGAAGAATTTTTTATTGGAGATTTAGTCTTTGTATTGGAGAAGTTAGATGGTGTAAAATATGCTAGATTTGTTTATGTTAATGGTTTGTTCTGCTTATGGAGTGCAACCGTCCATCCCCCTGCTATTTATAATCCCAAAACAAGAATAGTAAGATATCTCCCTTGCCTAAATAACATGATCATTGATGATGAAGTTTTTACCAATTATTACTATTCATTAGGTTTTGAACCGGATGAAAAGAAGTATAAAATTATGATGAGTAGTGTTCCGCTAGATTTGGACTCACCCACAAGACAGTGGGTTTTAACTCTCGGCACAAGTGAATCGTGGAGAGAGATTAAAAGTGCACCTTGTCCATTATTTCTATTTACGTTTGAAGGAGTTTGCATCGAAGGAGCTATCTATTTCGCAGGTGCTCACATTAAAAGATGCATAGTGGCATTTAATGTTAGGACGGAAAATTTCAGAATTATCTCATTGTGGAATCACGTCTTAGATGTTCCGGCAGAAAGGTTTTATAACTTGATAGAAGTGAAGGGAAAATTAGCGGCCATTGACTGTTCAAGATGGAACTTGGGAGAGATGGATTTGAGGATTTTACTAAGTTCTGAAACTGAAGAATGGGTGAAGCGTTCCCAGAGGCACTTTCTTCTAGCTTGACGATGTATCTCGCTGGTTGCTTTTGTCGTAGTACTCCTGATGGTGAGGTCGTGTTCATCTCTAACCCCAAGCTCGAGTGAACTTGGATTGTCTTTTATGATTTGAAGATGAAGAATTGGAGGGAAATTAAAATCACGGAGCTTGCAGAAAAGGTGGAGTCATGTAGATAGCCTCTTGTCGTGTATCTATTGTTAGTTTTGAAATTAATTATTCCGTTGTATAGCTATTTTGCTTTTTGGTACTAATTCTTATGGAAGATCTTGTTTATTATCAATATTTATTTCTTGACTGGGATTCTGTTCCTATTATTAGAgacctttttctttatttttttccacCAATTTTGCACAAGGAAAACAGAGAAATAATTGGATCTTCACTTATTTTTTGTTGTGTTCATCTTAATTTAACTAGGAGGGGAAGGACCTTGAGGCACATGTTATAGAATTTCAAAAGGGATTCCATGACATAATTACGGGGCTGCAGAAAAATAATATAAAGGGGAAGAGCATTATTATTACTTACACCTATTAGAGAAAAATAACAGGCACGAGCATTATTATaaaaacggaaaaggtccaaaaatacccctgaactattgaaaaaggctcataaataccctccttccaccttttggtctaaaaatacccttccatccaccttttaggtctaaaaatacccttaatgtttgtttttggctcaaatatacccctcaaactaacaagttaaaattaactcttttaaaaagccaaatggcaatttgtaattggtcaataataaaattccgtaatttaaaaaaaatccaaattttttttaaaaaattgccaataataaatttccagtaatttaaaattccagattttaaaaaaaaaattgccaataataaaattccgtaatttacatattttttttttaaaattgtgtggaaacttaaaaattaaaaactaaaaaattaaaaaatatgaacgaaactgtttttttttccttgcatttcgtgaattaatcaacgaaatatgtttttttttttgcatttcgtgaataaaaaaacgaaataggaaattataatttttttttgcatttcgtgtattaaaaaacgaaataggataaaaaaaaatttattttcgttcatataaaacgaaattggaaaattggacaaaatatattttccaattttgtttttatatgaacaaaattaatttttttatcctatttcatttttcaatacacgaaatgcaaaaaaaaattataatttcctatttcgtttttttattcacgaaatgcaaaaaaaaaaaaaaaacatatttcgttgattaattcacgaaatgcaaaaaaaaaaaaaaacagttttgttcatattttttaatttttaaattaaataatatatgtgtccaatcacaaaatgccatttggctttttaaaagagtgaactttaactttgttagtttgagaggtatatttgagccaaaaacaaaccttaagggtatttttagaccaaaaggtggaaggagggtatttatgagtctttttcaatagttcaggggtatttttggaccttttccgttatAAAAATCTGAGAGTAACAAGATTTGAGTAACAGACTGATTCCTAAAGTTAACAGGAATGTAAAAGAAAAATCCAATCACAATAATAGGCTTCACCCATGTCGGAGTTTGACAGGCATCAAGAACATACATAAGAATCTTGCCATCTAGCCCAAAAATATTGTGATCTAGAAGTGCGACTTGTCAATTTATTTCTTCTAATTTTGGCGAAGAATGTGCACGGGTACAACCCGTGAGGGAACGACATCATTCTAAAAATTTTCATCCCCAACATTATGTTGAATGTAGCTATGAGATCATGTGATTTCACAGCGTTTCAAATTCATATAAGTTTTCACAATAAATGACCCCGTCGATATAAATGAACTTGTTCATTCTAGCGAGAAAAAAATCTCTGTGTTGCAAAATAGTTTTCTTACATTTAGGTATCTAAATATGAATGAGGGGATGTTTGCATAATATTTTAGAAAAAGGGGAGGTATGTCTTACATGCCAAAATCTCAAGGACTGCCTGTTAAATTTTTCCTTAATCTTACAACTTTTATTATTTTAGTGAAGTATCATAAATAAACAGAACAAATACCTATGGAGGAACCTTAGTGTTACAGGCAACAAACACTTTCCCCTATGGAGCAGAAAATAAGGGAGACTGCTTCAAGAAAATCATCAACGCCCGAAGATATTATCTATGATATATTTTCTTGCCTCCCCGTTGAGTCCTTAATGCGTTTCAAGTGTGTTTCCAGATTTTGTAACTCTCTCGTTTTGGAACCATATTTTAGACATTCATCAAAGATGCCATACATATCGTCCTGAGAAAACCAAATTCCTCGCGTGTTCAAGGAATCGAGAAAAGTTTTACATCGTAGACCGGGAGGTGGAACAAAGAAAAGCCTCTGCTCTTCGTATTGAGGAGTTAAATGGCATTAAGTATTCTAGATTTGATTATGTTAGAGGTCTATTCTCTTTTTGGAGTACAAGGGCTCAACCTCCTGTTATTTATAATCCCACTACAAGAAAAGTAAGATTTCTTCCTTGCGTAAATTTCCTCGGCAATGATACCTATTATTATTGTTCGTTAGGTTTCGAATCAGATAAAAAGAAGTACAAAATTTTGATGATTGCTTGatcctatctaaccttttgtcttgtttttctctcttgttctcctctcttaagccgagggtctttc
Encoded proteins:
- the LOC132641865 gene encoding putative F-box protein At1g32420: MEKKKREIIYDIFSFLPLEIIYDIFSRLPVKSLTCLKCVSKFYRSLVSDPSFLDIHHTHSISRPDKTKFLACSLGGNFSYTVDEKVQHTKASVLHIEELDGINYNRFDYVNGLFCLWSVELHPPVIYNLTTRKVRFLPRLNSDGNEFTHYYYSLGFEPGEKKYKILMITHPEKTPTRCWIFTLGSSESWREIESALSLVLPISISGGVCINGVIYFFGKYNNKVYIVEFNVRTEKFRIISLWKDEKYIPPVKFYNLIELEGKLAAIDHSRRSRTEMDLWILERSERSEEWVKYIIAFPYMFLSTWLMSFVCCSYTPDGEIVLTTNSSYTRNWIFFFDLKKKSWRGIEIPDREKIDIIGVYSHVDSLVSCIYC